In one Populus nigra chromosome 12, ddPopNigr1.1, whole genome shotgun sequence genomic region, the following are encoded:
- the LOC133670113 gene encoding dormancy-associated protein homolog 3-like isoform X1: protein MSLLDHLWDDTVAGPLPENGLGKLRKKPSYGLRPNSGKESDGSGGSVMRSYGGEATTEETKKVTRSIMIVRPPGYQNNGSSATPPASPAGSTPPASPFSAESPFGFEEGLRRTHTRRQPRLDPEFLLLLTANDI, encoded by the exons ATGAGTCTTCTTGATCATCTCTGGGACGACACCGTTGCTGGTCCTCTTCCGGAAAACGGCCTCGGGAAGCTACGGAAGAAACCGAGCTACGGTCTCCGGCCAAACTCCGGCAAGG AATCTGATGGTAGCGGTGGTAGCGTGATGAGGTCGTACGGTGGTGAAGCGACGACGGAGGAGACGAAGAAAGTGACAAGGAGTATCATGATAGTAAGACCACCGGGATACCAGAATAACGGTTCCTCTGCTACTCCCCCGGCGTCACCAGCTGGTTCTACTCCTCCGGCGTCTCCTTTCTCTG CAGAGAGTCCTTTCGGTTTCGAAGAAGGTCTACGTCGGACGCATACGAGAAGACAACCGAGGTTGGACCCAGAATTCCTACTTCTCCTTACGGCGAATGATATATGA
- the LOC133669359 gene encoding uncharacterized protein LOC133669359, translating to MSPFPSRKQTLFLSSQKEQPRKPNQELQRKMALPLLFTALCLILMLSQSLPSSSLLQETNFLDQNPTAYDILGDYNLPKGLLPKGVVGYSLDTTTGKFSAFWNGTCSFSLEGSYQLRYKSTINGYISKGRLSKLEGVSVKLFFFWVDIIDVTRNGDDLEFSVGIAGADFSVDNFEECPQCGCGLNCGGKTRKVSKIRSNPFVSSS from the coding sequence ATGTCTCCGTTTCCTTCCCGTAAACAAACTCTGTTCCTGTCTTCCCAAAAAGAACAACCCAGGAAACCCAATCAAGAACTCCAGAGAAAGATGGCTTTGCCTTTACTATTTACAGCTCTTTGCCTCATTCTCATGCTTTCACAATCTTTaccatcatcatctttattgCAAGAAACAAACTTTCTCGATCAAAACCCTACAGCCTATGATATCCTGGGTGACTACAACCTCCCTAAAGGACTACTTCCTAAAGGAGTTGTTGGCTATTCTCTTGACACAACAACAGGTAAATTCTCTGCATTCTGGAATGGAACTTGTAGTTTTTCTCTTGAAGGATCTTACCAGTTAAGGTACAAGTCAACTATCAATGGTTACATATCAAAAGGGAGGCTTTCAAAATTGGAAGGTGTTAGCgtgaagttgttttttttttgggttgatattATTGATGTTACAAGAAATGGTGATGATCTTGAATTCTCTGTTGGAATTGCTGGTGCTGATTTCTCAGttgataattttgaagagtGTCCTcaatgtggttgtggtttgaattGTGGTGGTAAGACCAGGAAAGTGAGCAAGATTAGATCAAACCCTTTTGTATCCTCTTCTTAG
- the LOC133670014 gene encoding serine/threonine-protein phosphatase PP1-like, protein MMMMTMEGMMDKAVLDDIIRRLLEGKGGKQVQLSEGEIRQLCVNARQIFLSQPTLLEIKAPIRICGDIHGQYQDLLRLFEYGGYPPSANYLFLGDYVDRGRQSLETICLLLAYKIRHPDKIYLLRGNHEDAKINRIYGFYDECKRRFNVRLWKIFTDCFNCLPVSALIDEKILCMHGGLSPELEHLGQIKEIQRPTEIPDNGLLCDLLWSDPDARVEGWSDSDRGVSCTFGPDKVAEFLDKNDLDLICRGHQVVEDGYEFFAKRKLVTIFSAPNYGGEFDNAGALLSVDESLVCSFEILKPVLPASAPKLTLKKPPKAGKF, encoded by the exons atgatgatgatgacgatggAAGGGATGATGGATAAGGCAGTGTTGGATGATATAATAAGGAGGTTATTAGAAGGAAAAGGAGGAAAGCAAGTGCAGTTATCTGAAGGAGAGATCCGTCAATTATGTGTTAATGCTCGCCAAATCTTCCTTTCTCAGCCTACTCTCCTTGAGATTAAAGCTCCCATTCGAATATGTG GTGACATACATGGGCAATATCAAGACCTCCTGAGGCTGTTTGAATATGGTGGCTACCCTCCTTCTGCAAACTATCTCTTCCTTGGGGATTATGTCGATAGAGGGAGGCAAAGTTTGGAGACCATATGTCTGCTTCTGGCCTACAAAATCAGACATCCCGACAAAATTTACCTCTTGAGGGGTAACCATGAGGATGCGAAGATCAATAGGATATATGGGTTTTATGACGAGTGTAAACGGAGATTCAATGTCCGGCTATGGAAAATATTTACCGACTGCTTTAATTGTTTGCCTGTTTCTGCACTGATTGATGAAAAGATACTCTGCATGCACGGAGGCCTCTCTCCAGAGTTGGAACATTTGGGCCAAATAAAGGAAATTCAAAGACCTACCGAAATCCCAGATAACGGTCTCCTATGCGATCTACTTTGGTCTGATCCTGATGCTAGGGTTGAGGGTTGGTCAGATAGTGATCGAGGTGTTTCATGTACCTTTGGACCTGATAAAGTTGCTgagtttttggataaaaatgaCCTGGATCTCATTTGCCGAGGTCATCAG GTGGTGGAGGATGGATACGAGTTCTTTGCCAAACGAAAATTGGTAACAATATTTTCAGCTCCAAACTATGGTGGGGAGTTTGACAATGCAGGTGCTTTGTTGAGCGTTGACGAATCCTTAGTATGTTCCTTTGAGATATTAAAACCAGTTCTACCAGCAAGCGCTCCAAAGTTAACCCTTAAGAAG CCTCCAAAAGCTGGAAAGTTCTAG
- the LOC133670112 gene encoding folate-binding protein 1-like: protein MKRKYCGSLIFLLLFHLQIHFSSGKNARVCVSKGGRFPPYSSEGKPPKKVGKGARDLTLCRLFHKKTCCNVAQTYPASLSVRRLASTGEASQECLQLWELLECSICDPQIGVQPGPPLICASFCDRVYHACASAYFSMDANKRVIAPCGVNDFVCGQAAEWVSNGTELCHAAGFAVKLSDAYVGVEEVSCYGGRASLDSISDSWRSPQSEFTQKVENLGVVEDFLQWVQEMQFSEKVSWAVGGLVLTAGLLFTSKRKSHSQRQKLAAIQRAAIAARRLDGRMSQNSPDSLVTRKGIRR, encoded by the exons atgaagagaaaatatTGTGGGTCCTTGAtttttctgcttctttttcACTTGCAAATCCATTTCTCCTCTG GAAAAAATGCTAGAGTATGTGTTTCTAAAGGTGGTCGCTTTCCGCCGTATTCATCGGAAGGGAAACCTCCAAAAAAGGTAGGCAAGGGTGCCAGAGATTTGACCCTTTGTAGGCTGTTTCACAAAAAGACTTGCTGCAATGTAGCTCAGACGTATCCTGCCTCCCTGTCTGTTAGGAGGCTGGCTTCAACAGGAGAAGCCAGCCAGGAGTGCTTGCAATTATGGGAATTGTTGGAATGTTCAATTTGTGATCCCCAAATTGGTGTTCAGCCTGGGCCTCCTCTTATATGCGCCTCTTTTTGTGACAGAGTCTATCACGCTTGTGCTAGTGCTTACTTCTCTATGGATGCAAATAAACGG GTCATAGCACCGTGTGGAGTAAATGACTTTGTTTGTGGACAAGCTGCTGAATGGGTCTCCAATGGCACAGAGCTCTGCCATGCTGCAGGTTTTGCTGTTAAGCTGTCTGATGCATATGTTGGTGTAGAAGAGGTGTCTTGCTATGGTGGTAGAGCCAGTCTCGATTCTATCTCCGATTCATGGAGGTCTCCACAATCTGAGTTTACCCAGAAAGTTGAGAATTTAGGGGTCGTGGAAGATTTCCTGCAGTGGGTGCAGGAAATGCAATTTAGTGAAAAAGTTTCTTGGGCAGTAGGAGGTTTAGTTCTCACTGCAGGCCTCTTGTTTACGAG TAAAAGGAAGAGTCATAGTCAGCGCCAAAAGCTTGCAGCTATTCAAAGAGCAGCAATAGCTGCAAGGAGACTGGATGGCCGGATGAGCCAGAATTCTCCTGATAGTTTAGTGACTAGGAAAGGAATTCgaagatga
- the LOC133670113 gene encoding dormancy-associated protein homolog 3-like isoform X3, with protein sequence MSLLDHLWDDTVAGPLPENGLGKLRKKPSYGLRPNSGKESDGSGGSVMRSYGGEATTEETKKVTRSIMIVRPPGYQNNGSSATPPASPAGSTPPASPFSESPFGFEEGLRRTHTRRQPRLDPEFLLLLTANDI encoded by the exons ATGAGTCTTCTTGATCATCTCTGGGACGACACCGTTGCTGGTCCTCTTCCGGAAAACGGCCTCGGGAAGCTACGGAAGAAACCGAGCTACGGTCTCCGGCCAAACTCCGGCAAGG AATCTGATGGTAGCGGTGGTAGCGTGATGAGGTCGTACGGTGGTGAAGCGACGACGGAGGAGACGAAGAAAGTGACAAGGAGTATCATGATAGTAAGACCACCGGGATACCAGAATAACGGTTCCTCTGCTACTCCCCCGGCGTCACCAGCTGGTTCTACTCCTCCGGCGTCTCCTTTCTCTG AGAGTCCTTTCGGTTTCGAAGAAGGTCTACGTCGGACGCATACGAGAAGACAACCGAGGTTGGACCCAGAATTCCTACTTCTCCTTACGGCGAATGATATATGA
- the LOC133670113 gene encoding dormancy-associated protein homolog 3-like isoform X2, whose amino-acid sequence MSLLDHLWDDTVAGPLPENGLGKLRKKPSYGLRPNSGKESDGSGGSVMRSYGGEATTEETKKVTRSIMIVRPPGYQNNGSSATPPASPAGSTPPASPFSGSRESFRFRRRSTSDAYEKTTEVGPRIPTSPYGE is encoded by the exons ATGAGTCTTCTTGATCATCTCTGGGACGACACCGTTGCTGGTCCTCTTCCGGAAAACGGCCTCGGGAAGCTACGGAAGAAACCGAGCTACGGTCTCCGGCCAAACTCCGGCAAGG AATCTGATGGTAGCGGTGGTAGCGTGATGAGGTCGTACGGTGGTGAAGCGACGACGGAGGAGACGAAGAAAGTGACAAGGAGTATCATGATAGTAAGACCACCGGGATACCAGAATAACGGTTCCTCTGCTACTCCCCCGGCGTCACCAGCTGGTTCTACTCCTCCGGCGTCTCCTTTCTCTG GAAGCAGAGAGTCCTTTCGGTTTCGAAGAAGGTCTACGTCGGACGCATACGAGAAGACAACCGAGGTTGGACCCAGAATTCCTACTTCTCCTTACGGCGAATGA
- the LOC133670156 gene encoding bidirectional sugar transporter SWEET17-like — translation MERLSLIIGALGNIISVLLFLSPVGVFQRILKHRSTEEFESLPYICTLLNSSLWTYYGIIKTGEFLVATINGFGVVVEIVFLTLFLVFAPPRIRAKTAMLIGILDVGFLAAAILVCQFLLQGNMKIDITGFLGAGLNVVMYGSPLAAMKTVVGTKSVEYMPFLLSLFVFLNGGVWTCYAVLKKDWFLGVANVAGFFLGAAQLILYAIYWKPKSSKNTASKDSEHGSQHEHLLPSSSHFRENNEA, via the exons ATGGAACGTCTCAGTTTGATTATTGGAGCACTAg GTAATATTATTTCAGTGTTACTCTTTCTTTCTCCTGT gGGAGTATTTCAGCGTATTTTGAAGCATCGATCGACTGAAGAATTTGAGAGCCTTCCTTACATTTGCACACTATTAAACTCTTCCCTGTGGACTTACTATGGTATTATCAAGACTGGAGAGTTTCTCGTGGCCACTATAAATGGGTTTGGTGTTGTCGTTGAGATTGTTTTCTTGACATTGTTCCTTGTTTTTGCACCTCCAAGAATTAGG GCAAAGACTGCCATGCTTATTGGGATTCTGGATGTGGGGTTTCTAGCAGCAGCAATATTGGTTTGCCAGTTCTTATTGCAGGGTAATATGAAGATCGATATCACAGGATTCTTGGGTGCTGGACTTAACGTTGTCATGTATGGTTCTCCTCTTGCAGCCATG AAAACAGTGGTGGGGACTAAAAGTGTGGAGTATATGCCTTTCCTCCTCTCCCTTTTCGTTTTCTTGAATGGAGGGGTGTGGACTTGCTACGCCGTGCTAAAGAAAGATTGGTTTCTAGGA GTGGCAAATGTGGCTGGATTTTTTCTTGGAGCAGCTCAACTAATACTCTATGCAATATACTGGAAACCCAAGTCATCAAAGAATACAGCATCAAAGGATTCAGAGCATGGTTCACAGCATGAACACCTTTTACCATCTTCCAGccattttagagaaaataatgAAGCATAG
- the LOC133669587 gene encoding bidirectional sugar transporter SWEET16-like yields the protein MFSIITLFGILGNITTGLVYLSPAKTFWRIARNRSTEEFESIPYICKLLNAYQWVYYGIIKPNSVLVATINGFGAVVELVFIVIFLMFASTQKIRVRTAILFGVLDLVFPAVSFLLMQLMLHGQLRIDISGIFCVVFSMITYGSPLSAMKTVVATKSVEFMPFLLSFFLFINGGVWTVYAFLTEDYFIGIPNGTGFLLGTAQLILYVTYMKPKSSEKISDNLEDGSKHEPLIPSSNLVS from the exons ATGTTTAGCATAATTACCCTTTTTGGGATACTAG GAAACATCACCACTGGTCTAGTTTACCTCTCTCCAGC GAAAACGTTTTGGAGAATTGCAAGGAACAGATCAACTGAAGAGTTTGAAAGCATCCCTTACATTTGCAAGTTACTTAATGCATACCAGTGGGTCTACTATGGAATCATCAAGCCGAACAGCGTGCTTGTTGCGACGATTAATGGTTTTGGTGCTGTGGTTGAGCTTGTTTTCATCGTGATATTTCTGATGTTTGCATCTACTCAGAAAATAAGG GTTAGGACAGCCATTCTATTTGGAGTTCTGGATTTGGTGTTTCCTGCAGTATCATTCTTGCTCATGCAGTTGATGTTACATGGACAATTAAGGATTGATATTTCAGGCATTTTTTGTGTTGTCTTCAGTATGATCACATATGGATCACCTCTTTCAGCTATG AAAACAGTGGTAGCAACGAAGAGCGTGGAGTTCATGCCATTCCtgctttcattttttcttttcataaatggAGGGGTCTGGACTGTGTATGCCTTTCTTACAGAAGACTATTTTATTGGA ATACCAAATGGAACTGGGTTTCTTCTTGGGACAGCACAGTTGATTTTGTATGTGACATACATGAAGCCTAAGTCCTCCGAGAAAATATCTGATAACTTGGAGGACGGAAGTAAACATGAGCCCCTTATCCCATCTTCCAATTTGGTTTCCTAG